A genome region from Dreissena polymorpha isolate Duluth1 chromosome 16, UMN_Dpol_1.0, whole genome shotgun sequence includes the following:
- the LOC127862445 gene encoding cephalotocin receptor 2-like: MSQEETNSSGLELVDYVTLTYDDIANVTTADAYNNPSDNDLFLTRVIVQCVILALAIFGNVVLFITMRMRKRALTRVHWFILHLCLADLLVAFFNILPQLIWDVIGEWKAGDFMCRFIKFMQVFVMYLSTYVLVLTALDRRRAICSPLLSHTWTHRLIHLSVGGAYAISAVLSVPQAVIFKYQETSNGSGYMNCWVHFEPEWTLHFYVTSFYVLVYIIPLLILIYAYGSIYYAIFIRHKQSKLPHNNSYEKASTHGTLKDSKTDPVLKRNGITIKGLRVCVLSTSSSKTSKLRNSSRPVLRTNSFAGLSRAKMRTVKLTLVIIVAYIGCWSPFFISQLWWLYDVNAPTNNKAIVIMLLLASLNSCCNPWIYMAFSGTISCCKKKPIRSYLGSPSPGGYTTRTTCRVNSSCRQSKSVTTTPLTPSPSTAISFHHNPLFG; the protein is encoded by the exons ATGAGCCAAGAAGAGACGAATTCTTCAGGACTAGAACTTGTCGATTACGTTACACTTACGTATGACGACATCGCCAACGTGACGACAGCAGATGCATATAATAACCCATCCGATAACGACTTATTTTTAACGAGAGTGATCGTTCAGTGTGTTATTCTGGCTCTGGCGATATTCGGAAACGTAGTTCTTTTCATCACAATGCGCATGCGCAAGAGAGCCTTAACGAGAGTGCACTGGTTCATTTTGCATCTGTGCCTCGCCGATCTTCTGGTAGCGTTTTTCAATATTCTGCCTCAGTTAATTTGGGACGTTATTGGCGAATGGAAAGCAGGAGACTTCATGTGCAGGTTCATTAAATTCATGCAGGTATTTGTCATGTACCTGTCCACTTACGTCCTTGTTCTGACTGCCCTTGACCGTCGTCGCGCAATATGCTCACCTTTACTGAGTCATACATGGACACACCGCCTCATTCATTTGTCAGTGGGCGGAGCTTACGCGATATCAGCGGTTCTAAGTGTTCCTCAAGCGGTAATTTTTAAATACCAGGAAACGTCCAATGGCTCCGGTTACATGAACTGCTGGGTACACTTCGAGCCTGAATGGACTTTGCATTTTTACGTTACCAGTTTTTACGTTCTGGTTTATATTATCCCGCTGCTCATTTTGATTTACGCGTATGGATCTATCTACTACGCAATATTCATACGCCATAAGCAATCTAAGCTCCCTCACAATAACTCTTATGAAAAGGCCTCTACTCATGGAACCTTGAAAGACAGTAAGACAGATCCTGTGTTAAAACGGAACGGTATAACCATCAAAGGTCTTAGAGTTTGTGTACTGTCAACATCCTCATCAAAGACATCAAAGTTGCGCAACAGTTCCCGCCCTGTTCTGCGGACGAATTCGTTCGCGGGATTATCACGCGCGAAAATGAGGACAGTAAAGCTGACACTGGTGATTATCGTGGCATATATTGGATGCTGGTCGCCGTTCTTCATCTCTCAGCTGTGGTGGTTGTATGATGTGAACGCACCGACAAATA ACAAAGCAATCGTGATCATGTTGTTGCTAGCGAGTCTGAACAGTTGCTGTAACCCTTGGATTTACATGGCGTTTAGTGGAACTATTTCTTGTTGCAAGAAAAAGCCCATTCGTTCGTACCTTGGTTCCCCGTCACCGGGAGGGTACACAACCCGAACTACTTGCAGAGTTAATTCTTCTTGTCGACAGTCGAAATCAGTAACGACAACACCACTTACCCCGTCCCCATCGACGGCGATTTCATTTCATCACAATCCGTTGTTCGGTTAA